A single window of Microbispora hainanensis DNA harbors:
- a CDS encoding response regulator, which produces MLRVLVADDQDLFRGGFAMILDAHDDITVVGEAADGAEAVAKAVELEPDVVLMDIRMPGMDGVEATGEVCRRTGAKVLVLTMYDVDEYVCDALRAGASGFLLKDVRRDDLARAVRLVAGGESLLAPAITRRLIAEFVGRGRARPRLRQRLGELTDREMDTLRLLARGRSNAEIAAELVVTEHTVKSHVSNLLTKLDLRDRAQAVVFAYESGLVVAGDQEMP; this is translated from the coding sequence ATGCTGCGCGTGCTCGTCGCCGACGACCAGGACCTGTTCCGCGGCGGCTTCGCGATGATCCTCGACGCCCACGACGACATCACAGTGGTCGGCGAGGCGGCCGACGGCGCGGAGGCCGTCGCGAAGGCGGTCGAGCTGGAGCCCGACGTGGTGCTCATGGACATCCGCATGCCCGGCATGGACGGCGTCGAGGCCACCGGCGAGGTGTGCCGCAGGACCGGCGCGAAGGTGCTGGTCCTGACGATGTACGACGTCGACGAGTACGTCTGCGACGCCCTGCGCGCCGGGGCCAGCGGCTTCCTGCTCAAGGACGTGCGCCGCGACGACCTCGCGCGCGCCGTCCGCCTGGTCGCGGGCGGGGAGTCGCTGCTGGCCCCGGCGATCACCCGGCGCCTGATCGCCGAGTTCGTCGGCCGTGGCCGCGCCCGCCCCCGGCTGCGGCAGCGACTCGGCGAGCTGACCGACCGGGAGATGGACACGCTGCGCCTGCTCGCCCGCGGCCGGTCGAACGCCGAGATCGCCGCGGAGCTGGTGGTCACCGAGCACACGGTCAAAAGTCACGTGAGCAACCTGCTGACGAAACTCGACCTGCGCGACCGCGCCCAGGCCGTCGTCTTCGCGTACGAATCCGGCCTGGTGGTCGCCGGTGATCAGGAAATGCCGTGA
- a CDS encoding sensor histidine kinase, whose product MRASILSHSRADVAIAVVVTVMTVTPVLVPHRQPWWAVALAVLMSVPVLWRRRAVLSAGAVVGCATTALSIAMKSLPHSGALMLLLPYGVLVCTYTFAAADLSRVRRAVGIAGLAAGVAVSLVVPHENLETYRYLLTAIVAAYALGVGARARRAGRDAEREREARIREERAAAVARERTRIARDMHDIVTHSVGLMVIQAETGPLVVRDHPEKAEAVFEAIAAAGRDAIGQLRLILGALRAGETPGGPALARGPQPGLDALPGLLDNARRAGLEVSADVRGEPRRLPSDVDIAAYRIIQEALTNTIRHAGASAVRVGLRWSGDTLDVEVADNGRGTREPREGHGMIGMRERVAACGGRLAVRAGNPGLTVTATLPIG is encoded by the coding sequence ATGCGGGCGAGCATCCTCAGCCATTCGAGGGCCGACGTCGCGATCGCCGTCGTCGTCACCGTGATGACGGTGACGCCCGTGCTCGTCCCCCATCGGCAGCCGTGGTGGGCCGTGGCGCTCGCCGTGCTGATGTCGGTGCCCGTGCTGTGGCGGCGCCGCGCCGTCCTGTCCGCCGGGGCGGTGGTCGGCTGCGCCACGACGGCCTTGTCGATCGCGATGAAGTCGCTGCCGCACTCCGGGGCTCTGATGCTGCTGCTGCCGTACGGCGTGCTGGTGTGCACCTACACGTTCGCGGCGGCGGATCTGTCCCGGGTGCGGCGCGCCGTGGGCATCGCGGGTCTCGCCGCCGGGGTCGCCGTGTCGCTCGTCGTCCCGCACGAGAACCTGGAGACCTACCGGTATCTCCTCACCGCCATCGTCGCCGCGTACGCCCTCGGCGTGGGCGCACGCGCCCGGCGGGCCGGCCGGGACGCCGAACGGGAGCGCGAGGCCCGCATCCGCGAGGAACGCGCCGCCGCCGTCGCACGCGAACGCACCCGGATCGCCCGCGACATGCACGACATCGTGACCCATTCGGTCGGTCTCATGGTGATCCAGGCGGAGACCGGCCCGCTGGTCGTGCGCGATCACCCGGAGAAGGCCGAGGCGGTCTTCGAGGCGATCGCGGCGGCCGGGCGCGACGCGATCGGCCAGCTCCGCCTGATCCTCGGCGCGCTGCGCGCGGGCGAGACACCCGGCGGCCCGGCTCTTGCCCGGGGGCCGCAGCCGGGGCTCGACGCTCTGCCCGGCCTGCTGGACAACGCCCGCCGGGCGGGCCTGGAGGTCTCCGCCGACGTACGCGGCGAGCCGCGCCGCCTGCCCTCCGACGTGGACATCGCCGCATATCGGATCATCCAGGAGGCGCTGACCAACACGATCCGGCACGCCGGAGCGAGCGCCGTCCGGGTGGGGCTCCGCTGGTCCGGTGACACCCTGGACGTCGAGGTCGCCGACAACGGGCGGGGCACGCGGGAGCCGCGGGAGGGACACGGCATGATCGGGATGCGGGAGCGGGTCGCGGCGTGCGGCGGCCGCCTGGCCGTACGGGCCGGAAACCCGGGTCTCACCGTCACCGCGACCCTGCCGATCGGCTGA
- a CDS encoding GNAT family N-acetyltransferase produces the protein MTISGTVVRRAEAADAAALVRLRAVMLEDMGADVGDESAPWRAAAEAWFVRRLGDPGDFAAFVVDDPELGVVSCAAGTCDSHAPGPTNPSGLQGHVFNICTDRRRRRLGLARACLDALLAWYRTETEVRTIDLNATPYGIELYQSLGFDAPRYPALQLRLGPPLGRGFAAR, from the coding sequence ATGACGATCTCGGGGACCGTGGTCCGCCGGGCGGAAGCGGCGGACGCCGCGGCCCTCGTCCGCCTGCGCGCCGTGATGCTGGAGGACATGGGGGCGGACGTCGGAGACGAGAGCGCGCCCTGGCGGGCGGCGGCCGAGGCGTGGTTCGTCCGGCGGCTGGGCGATCCGGGGGACTTCGCCGCGTTCGTGGTGGACGACCCGGAGCTCGGCGTGGTGAGCTGCGCGGCGGGCACCTGTGACTCCCACGCGCCGGGGCCGACGAACCCGAGCGGCCTGCAGGGCCACGTCTTCAACATCTGCACCGACCGGCGCCGCCGCCGGCTCGGCCTCGCCCGCGCCTGCCTCGACGCGCTGCTCGCCTGGTATCGCACCGAGACCGAGGTCCGGACGATCGACCTCAACGCCACGCCGTACGGGATCGAGCTGTACCAGTCGCTCGGGTTCGACGCGCCCCGCTATCCGGCCCTCCAACTGCGGCTGGGCCCGCCGCTCGGCCGCGGTTTCGCCGCTCGCTAG
- a CDS encoding DUF6185 family protein: MVGRAGAAAVPGADRHGRPHGRADPQTRPGGLASRLTPAAVVYRLGAAGSGIALIVARAAAILGLWSQFGNGIDITSQVDTSAQAPLSADAQVLLGRVDR; this comes from the coding sequence GTGGTCGGTCGTGCGGGTGCTGCTGCTGTTCCTGGTGCTGACCGTCATGGCCGTCCCCATGGACGCGCGGACCCCCAGACCCGCCCGGGCGGTCTCGCGTCGCGGCTGACTCCGGCGGCCGTCGTCTACCGGCTCGGTGCGGCGGGCAGCGGGATCGCGCTCATCGTCGCGCGGGCGGCGGCCATTCTCGGCCTGTGGAGTCAGTTCGGGAACGGCATCGACATCACCTCGCAGGTGGACACCTCGGCCCAGGCGCCGCTCAGCGCCGACGCGCAGGTGCTCCTGGGCCGGGTGGACAGGTGA
- a CDS encoding glycoside hydrolase family 6 protein: MPFGHQRFARRILTAAAAALPIAAAAVATPVLGAASADAAVTCQVTYTSTQWGTNSGGFTAGVEVRNTGEALTGWKLTFTFPGSQKLTQGWSARWTQSGNRVVADNEPWNGAVTSGGTLYLGFNGSWTGSNPPPTDFAFNGVPCEVVVPGTSPSPSPSPSPSPSPSPSGDVPVDNPFLGVQGYVDPDWAADVESSATRVDDATARKMRGLEQTPTAIWLNRIADVIGGSGVTRTLKDHLDTAVEQGAGYITLVLHDLPDRDCRSLVSNAELHTQEDGLNRYKAEFVDPIAALLARPEYRDLRVAAVIEPRALIDLIVGQYSIYPCDQAAASGVYVTGIRYALDKLAPLPNVYTYLDAGSAGWGGWDENFNALTNLITDTVRGTAAGLNSLDGIATNVADYVPLVEPFLTDANQTVAGQPIKLSRFIDWNPYLNERDYALAMRTALIAKGFSAALGVVVDTSRNGWGGPDRPTAVSTSLDVNTFVDQSRIDRRPSRAAMCNQKGAGLGTRPVAAPAPGVDAYLWIKRPGESDGAGGPILPEGSDRLLDSTCDPNGSLGPVSDSIRPTGALPNAPLPGDWHHEQFVMLVDNAYPAL; this comes from the coding sequence ATGCCCTTCGGCCACCAACGGTTCGCCCGCAGGATCCTGACGGCCGCCGCGGCGGCCCTCCCCATCGCGGCGGCGGCCGTGGCGACACCGGTGCTGGGCGCCGCGTCCGCCGACGCCGCCGTCACCTGCCAGGTGACCTACACGAGCACCCAGTGGGGCACGAACTCGGGCGGCTTCACGGCCGGGGTCGAGGTCAGGAACACCGGCGAAGCCCTGACCGGCTGGAAGCTGACGTTCACCTTCCCCGGCTCGCAGAAGCTCACGCAGGGCTGGTCGGCCCGGTGGACCCAGTCCGGCAACCGCGTCGTCGCCGACAACGAGCCGTGGAACGGCGCGGTGACGTCCGGCGGGACGTTGTACCTCGGGTTCAACGGCTCCTGGACAGGGAGCAACCCGCCGCCGACGGACTTCGCCTTCAACGGCGTGCCCTGCGAGGTCGTCGTGCCGGGCACGTCGCCCAGCCCGAGCCCGTCCCCCAGCCCGAGCCCCAGTCCGAGTCCGAGCGGGGACGTGCCGGTGGACAACCCGTTCCTCGGCGTCCAGGGGTACGTCGACCCCGATTGGGCGGCCGATGTGGAATCCTCCGCCACGCGGGTGGACGACGCGACCGCGCGGAAGATGCGCGGCCTGGAGCAGACGCCCACGGCGATCTGGCTGAACCGCATCGCGGACGTCATCGGTGGCTCCGGAGTCACCCGTACGCTGAAGGACCATCTCGACACCGCCGTCGAGCAGGGGGCCGGCTACATCACGCTCGTCCTCCACGACCTGCCCGACCGCGACTGCCGGTCGCTGGTCTCCAACGCCGAGCTGCACACTCAGGAGGACGGCCTCAACCGCTACAAGGCGGAGTTCGTGGACCCCATCGCCGCCCTCCTGGCCAGGCCCGAATATCGCGACCTGCGCGTCGCCGCCGTCATCGAGCCGCGCGCCCTGATCGATCTCATCGTTGGGCAATACAGCATCTATCCGTGCGACCAGGCGGCGGCGTCGGGCGTCTACGTGACGGGCATCCGCTACGCCCTCGACAAGCTCGCGCCCCTGCCCAACGTCTACACCTACCTCGACGCGGGCAGCGCGGGATGGGGCGGCTGGGACGAGAACTTCAACGCGCTCACGAACCTGATCACCGACACCGTGCGCGGCACAGCGGCCGGCCTGAACAGCCTGGACGGCATCGCCACGAACGTCGCCGACTACGTCCCCCTCGTGGAGCCCTTCCTGACCGACGCGAACCAGACCGTGGCCGGTCAGCCGATCAAGCTGAGCAGGTTCATCGACTGGAACCCCTACCTGAACGAACGGGACTACGCCCTCGCGATGCGGACCGCCCTGATCGCCAAGGGCTTCTCCGCCGCGCTCGGCGTGGTCGTCGACACCTCCCGCAACGGCTGGGGCGGGCCCGACCGGCCCACCGCGGTGAGCACCTCGCTCGACGTCAACACCTTCGTCGATCAGAGCCGCATCGACAGGCGTCCGTCGCGGGCCGCGATGTGCAACCAGAAGGGCGCGGGACTGGGAACGCGGCCGGTCGCCGCTCCCGCCCCCGGCGTCGACGCCTACCTGTGGATCAAGCGGCCCGGCGAGTCGGACGGCGCGGGCGGGCCGATCCTGCCCGAGGGTTCCGACCGGCTGCTCGACAGCACGTGCGACCCCAACGGCTCCCTCGGGCCCGTGTCGGACTCGATCCGGCCGACCGGCGCCCTCCCCAACGCGCCGCTGCCGGGCGACTGGCACCACGAGCAGTTCGTGATGCTGGTCGACAACGCCTACCCGGCGCTGTGA
- a CDS encoding nuclear transport factor 2 family protein translates to MSEVLLAVDRLRQATNRHDLDALAQCFDERAVLVSPDGIAESREEITSYYRQWLEAYPNMVITPQSVTMFGDTVAAEFTITGTHKGPLLFPGGEVLEPTGRSVLLRSCSFSTVEDGLIVSHRLFYDQLEVAAQLGGHLCLDGNSP, encoded by the coding sequence ATGTCCGAAGTGCTCCTGGCCGTGGACAGGCTGAGGCAGGCCACCAACCGTCATGACCTCGACGCCTTGGCGCAGTGCTTCGACGAACGGGCCGTTCTGGTGTCCCCCGACGGCATCGCCGAGAGCCGGGAGGAGATCACCTCCTATTACCGCCAGTGGCTGGAGGCGTACCCCAACATGGTGATCACTCCGCAGTCGGTGACCATGTTCGGCGACACCGTGGCGGCGGAGTTCACGATCACCGGCACCCACAAGGGACCGCTTCTCTTCCCCGGCGGGGAGGTTCTCGAACCGACCGGGCGGTCCGTCCTCCTGCGCTCGTGCAGCTTCTCCACTGTGGAGGACGGGCTGATCGTCAGCCACCGGCTCTTCTACGACCAGTTGGAGGTGGCGGCCCAGCTCGGCGGCCATCTCTGTCTCGACGGCAACTCCCCGTAG
- a CDS encoding TetR/AcrR family transcriptional regulator — protein sequence MSAARAIFAERGFQRTTIRAVAAAAEVDPALVMQYFGSKQELFEQAVRIPSIPPLDGELEPVEELLGRIGMKTGPLPQATVAMMRSMLTHPDAAEDVRGRLDAQVAQLAGALDAGDAELRAALMVSMMLGVTIAHQLLGLTALRDASPERIAETLRPALRALADG from the coding sequence ATGTCCGCCGCGCGCGCGATCTTCGCCGAGCGCGGCTTCCAACGCACGACGATCCGGGCCGTGGCGGCCGCCGCCGAGGTCGATCCGGCCCTGGTCATGCAGTACTTCGGATCGAAGCAGGAGCTGTTCGAGCAGGCCGTGCGGATCCCGTCGATCCCGCCGCTCGACGGCGAGCTGGAGCCGGTCGAGGAGCTGCTGGGCAGGATCGGCATGAAGACGGGGCCGCTGCCGCAGGCGACGGTGGCGATGATGCGCTCCATGCTCACCCATCCCGACGCCGCCGAGGATGTGCGCGGCAGGCTCGACGCGCAGGTGGCGCAACTGGCGGGCGCGCTCGACGCCGGCGACGCCGAGCTGCGGGCGGCGCTGATGGTCAGCATGATGCTGGGCGTGACGATCGCTCACCAGCTGCTCGGCCTCACGGCCCTGCGTGACGCGTCCCCGGAACGGATCGCCGAGACGCTCCGCCCGGCCCTGCGCGCCCTCGCAGACGGCTGA
- a CDS encoding nitrilase-related carbon-nitrogen hydrolase, with protein MNPPIRRPVVALAATALSATLFHFGTGLTPVPWVTWLAPLPVLVLAHRAGARTAFVAASAAWLGGETAMWGYFLGTVRIPPPMVVSMLVGSALLFGLVVLLSRALMLRGRPLSAAAVVPAAWVVVEWAVSVLSPNGAWWSLAYTQADVLPVLQTVSVTGPWGITFLVLGAPAAVAVLLAPGAAGRLRIGATAVVVLALAAGYGAWRLRTPYEDGPGGDGPGAEKVALLAADRGGWVAVDSAEGRALLGTYTARIPELAERGARVVVMPEKVFAATDATLPELVEPLARLAADHHVDIIAGLVLTGAGGLRNVAVDVPADGSRPVEYFKRHLIPGLESDFRPGDRDAFVPGSGSRWGIAICFDLDLPGLVRDYRRSGATTMFVPAWDFDRDRWLHGRMAVTRGVENGLTVARAARDGDLVVSDPNGRILAEAHSADAPVVSVIATLPARSAGTLYTRFGDWFAWACALLLLLALAPPARARRVRTRVAGAGRAHAAAS; from the coding sequence ATGAATCCACCGATTCGGCGTCCGGTGGTGGCGCTCGCCGCCACGGCGCTGTCCGCGACGCTGTTCCATTTCGGCACCGGGCTCACGCCGGTGCCCTGGGTCACCTGGCTCGCACCGCTGCCGGTGCTCGTCCTCGCTCATCGCGCCGGCGCCCGCACCGCGTTCGTCGCGGCGTCGGCCGCGTGGCTCGGCGGTGAGACGGCGATGTGGGGCTACTTCCTCGGCACGGTGCGGATTCCACCGCCGATGGTCGTGTCGATGCTCGTCGGGTCGGCGCTGCTGTTCGGGCTGGTCGTCCTGCTGTCACGGGCGCTGATGCTGCGGGGCCGTCCGCTGTCGGCCGCCGCCGTCGTGCCGGCGGCCTGGGTCGTCGTCGAGTGGGCGGTCTCGGTGCTGTCGCCGAACGGGGCGTGGTGGAGCCTGGCCTACACCCAGGCCGACGTCCTGCCGGTGTTGCAGACCGTCTCGGTCACCGGACCATGGGGGATCACCTTCCTGGTCCTCGGGGCTCCCGCGGCCGTCGCCGTGTTGCTCGCCCCGGGGGCGGCCGGGCGGCTGCGGATCGGGGCGACCGCCGTGGTCGTCCTGGCCCTTGCGGCGGGGTACGGCGCCTGGCGGCTGCGCACGCCGTACGAGGACGGCCCGGGCGGGGACGGGCCGGGCGCGGAGAAGGTGGCGCTGCTCGCCGCCGACCGGGGCGGCTGGGTCGCGGTCGACTCGGCGGAGGGACGCGCCCTGCTCGGGACGTACACGGCGCGGATCCCGGAACTCGCCGAACGCGGCGCACGGGTCGTGGTCATGCCGGAGAAGGTCTTCGCCGCCACCGACGCGACGCTGCCCGAGCTGGTGGAGCCGCTGGCGCGGCTCGCCGCCGACCACCATGTCGACATCATCGCCGGGCTGGTCCTCACGGGGGCGGGCGGCCTGCGCAACGTGGCCGTCGACGTGCCCGCCGACGGGAGCCGGCCGGTGGAGTATTTCAAGCGCCACCTCATCCCGGGGCTGGAAAGCGACTTCCGGCCCGGGGACCGAGATGCCTTCGTGCCCGGTTCGGGCTCCCGCTGGGGGATCGCGATCTGCTTCGATCTGGACCTGCCCGGCCTGGTGCGCGACTACCGCAGGAGCGGCGCCACGACGATGTTCGTGCCCGCCTGGGACTTCGACCGCGACCGGTGGCTGCACGGGAGGATGGCGGTCACCCGGGGCGTCGAGAACGGGCTCACGGTGGCCCGCGCGGCGCGCGACGGCGACCTGGTCGTGAGCGACCCCAACGGCCGGATCCTGGCCGAGGCGCACAGCGCCGACGCGCCGGTCGTGTCCGTCATCGCGACGCTGCCCGCCCGCTCGGCCGGCACGCTCTACACGAGGTTCGGCGACTGGTTCGCCTGGGCCTGCGCGCTCCTGCTGCTGCTCGCGCTCGCGCCCCCGGCCCGTGCCCGGCGGGTCCGTACGCGGGTGGCCGGCGCCGGGCGGGCACACGCCGCCGCGTCGTGA
- a CDS encoding lytic murein transglycosylase, whose protein sequence is MNDQPAVNPLPPRRAVLAAALAAVVVPLSGCAGAAGEAASVAPRERATPAAPERSSAGPGKTPSLPAPDAAIPKDPKRLADALTRTVERLRDAIDDWRRTGDPAKGEAPEPVVLLSLYEQRVYRYLARNPGVASRTYAKLPKDTAARARDNVTAIRDLLSLAHPVSGPIKIKVRPAEPADALLAAFRRAERRFGVDWEVLAAVMLVETKFGRVRSPSYVGAKGPMQFMPGTWKAYGMGGDINDTGDALLAAANYLHASGAPGDYRRALYAYNHSNAYVDAVLLHARQMKRDIRNYYAYYTWQVYVITPKGERRLTGP, encoded by the coding sequence ATGAACGATCAGCCTGCCGTGAACCCGCTGCCGCCGCGCCGTGCGGTGCTGGCCGCCGCGCTCGCCGCCGTCGTCGTCCCGCTCTCGGGATGCGCGGGCGCGGCGGGCGAGGCCGCCTCGGTCGCTCCCCGCGAGCGCGCGACCCCGGCCGCGCCGGAACGGTCCTCAGCCGGCCCCGGGAAGACACCGAGCCTGCCCGCGCCGGACGCGGCGATTCCCAAGGACCCCAAGCGGCTGGCCGACGCCCTTACCCGTACGGTGGAGCGGCTGCGTGACGCGATCGACGACTGGCGACGCACGGGCGACCCCGCGAAGGGCGAGGCGCCCGAGCCGGTGGTCCTGCTGTCCCTGTACGAGCAGCGCGTCTACCGCTATCTGGCCCGCAATCCCGGGGTCGCGTCCCGCACGTACGCGAAGCTGCCGAAGGACACGGCCGCGCGGGCGCGCGACAACGTGACGGCCATCCGCGACCTGCTCTCCCTCGCCCACCCCGTCAGCGGGCCCATCAAGATCAAGGTCAGACCGGCGGAGCCCGCCGACGCTCTGCTCGCCGCCTTCCGGCGCGCCGAACGGCGGTTCGGCGTCGACTGGGAGGTGCTGGCGGCGGTGATGCTCGTGGAGACCAAGTTCGGGCGGGTGCGCTCGCCGAGCTACGTGGGCGCGAAGGGCCCGATGCAGTTCATGCCGGGCACCTGGAAGGCGTACGGCATGGGCGGCGACATCAACGACACCGGCGATGCTCTCCTCGCGGCGGCCAACTACCTCCACGCGTCGGGCGCGCCCGGCGACTACCGGCGCGCGCTGTACGCCTACAACCACTCCAACGCGTACGTGGACGCGGTCCTGCTGCACGCGCGCCAGATGAAGCGGGACATCAGGAACTACTACGCCTACTACACCTGGCAGGTCTACGTGATCACACCCAAGGGCGAGCGCCGCCTGACCGGTCCCTGA
- a CDS encoding NAD-dependent epimerase/dehydratase family protein: MRVLITGASGYVGGVVAEHLVRAGHEVVALARSDRARERVEALGAKAVSGSLRDLDVLRGAAAAAEAVVHTAVDYTDPEMGDIERAALAALLDGLNEGGRFVYTSTGLVYPDRQGATVDEDHPVAPETSPQPYKVLGERQVLDAGHVAGTVIRAALVYGRGGSGLLQGLIGAGRQNGMVPYIGDGANEWSSVHVDDLAALYVAVLEHGGPGAVVNAASAERTPMRRIAEAAAALTGAQAVSLTLEQGTAAMGPLAATLTRSSPLDASRARRLYGWSPAGPGLIEELTTGSYAGS; the protein is encoded by the coding sequence ATGCGAGTTCTCATCACGGGCGCGAGCGGCTACGTCGGCGGCGTCGTGGCCGAGCACCTCGTCAGGGCCGGGCACGAGGTGGTCGCCCTGGCCCGGTCCGACCGGGCCCGCGAGCGGGTCGAAGCGCTGGGCGCCAAGGCGGTGTCCGGAAGCCTGCGAGACCTCGACGTCCTGCGCGGCGCCGCCGCGGCGGCCGAAGCCGTCGTGCACACCGCCGTCGACTACACCGATCCCGAGATGGGCGACATCGAGCGCGCCGCCCTCGCGGCGCTGCTGGACGGCCTGAACGAGGGCGGCCGGTTCGTCTACACCAGCACGGGCCTGGTCTACCCCGACCGGCAGGGCGCGACCGTGGACGAGGACCACCCCGTCGCCCCCGAGACGTCACCCCAGCCCTACAAGGTCCTCGGCGAGCGGCAGGTCCTCGACGCCGGCCACGTGGCGGGTACGGTTATCCGGGCCGCGCTGGTCTACGGGCGCGGCGGGTCGGGCCTGCTCCAGGGGCTCATCGGCGCGGGCAGGCAGAACGGGATGGTGCCCTACATCGGCGACGGCGCCAACGAGTGGTCGTCGGTGCACGTCGACGACCTCGCGGCGTTGTACGTCGCCGTGCTTGAGCACGGCGGGCCGGGCGCCGTCGTCAACGCCGCCTCGGCCGAGCGCACCCCGATGCGACGGATCGCCGAGGCAGCCGCCGCCCTGACCGGCGCCCAGGCCGTGTCGCTCACGCTGGAGCAGGGGACCGCCGCGATGGGGCCGCTCGCCGCCACGCTCACCCGTTCGTCGCCGCTGGACGCCTCCCGCGCCCGCCGCCTGTACGGCTGGTCCCCCGCGGGCCCCGGGCTGATCGAGGAGCTGACCACCGGCTCGTACGCCGGGTCCTGA
- a CDS encoding nuclear transport factor 2 family protein: MPLTAREVLARYHRAMADRSADDLADLYAADALHTFPFRTPLFPARLEGREAVRALYRAAWGATPVRIAEIHDVVVHEAADPEVVIGEWEGTGTIEPDGRPFRATGLLTLRVRNGEIVDARDYMDVFGTYHAMGRLKDVVAAAESATATA; the protein is encoded by the coding sequence ATGCCACTCACCGCACGCGAGGTCCTGGCCCGCTATCACCGGGCGATGGCCGACAGGTCGGCCGACGACCTCGCCGACCTCTACGCCGCCGACGCCCTGCACACGTTCCCGTTCCGGACGCCGCTGTTCCCCGCCCGCCTGGAGGGGCGGGAGGCGGTCCGCGCCCTCTATCGGGCGGCGTGGGGCGCGACCCCCGTACGGATCGCCGAGATCCACGACGTCGTCGTCCACGAGGCGGCCGACCCCGAGGTCGTCATCGGGGAGTGGGAGGGCACCGGCACGATCGAGCCGGACGGCCGGCCGTTCCGGGCCACGGGCCTGCTGACCCTGCGCGTACGGAACGGCGAGATCGTGGATGCACGCGACTACATGGACGTGTTCGGCACCTATCACGCGATGGGCCGGCTGAAGGACGTCGTGGCCGCCGCGGAGAGCGCCACAGCCACGGCCTGA
- a CDS encoding ThiF family adenylyltransferase — protein sequence MKFEHRPHRYEDGTIRIGGEIYGIAAEIADPDGWVWTALTLMDGTRSREEIAERLRLAHPELPDATSIVEELTATRYVEDAAAVPPAGLSERELDRYSRNHAFFRAVDAVPRAHGWEAQVRLKAARVVVLGLGGTGCHAAWALAAVGVGTIHCVDPDLVELSNLNRQVLYGEADVGRPKAEAAVDRLRSVNSDITVTGERRSIGSRRELDELITGYDALALCADRPTGHSLRVWANRACAAANIPWAGGGYSGPLVTVGCFAPREGTCYECLSSGEEARRRPGTPVNLGGPGVIATSAGVSGQLVAHALLGLLTGVPVPPVGTIQGLNLIAADHHVWVRHPPRPGCPVCGTRAPARNSPRGMTEKDAGRINRQRS from the coding sequence GTGAAATTCGAACACCGTCCGCACCGTTACGAGGACGGCACCATTCGCATCGGCGGCGAGATTTACGGGATCGCCGCCGAAATCGCGGACCCGGACGGCTGGGTGTGGACGGCCCTCACGCTGATGGACGGCACCCGTTCCCGCGAGGAGATCGCCGAACGGCTGCGCCTGGCCCATCCGGAGCTGCCGGACGCGACGTCGATCGTCGAGGAACTGACGGCCACCCGATATGTGGAGGACGCCGCGGCGGTGCCGCCCGCCGGGCTGAGCGAGCGCGAACTCGACCGTTACAGCAGGAACCACGCGTTCTTCCGCGCCGTCGACGCCGTCCCGCGCGCCCACGGCTGGGAGGCCCAGGTCCGGCTGAAGGCCGCGCGGGTCGTGGTGCTCGGCCTGGGCGGCACCGGCTGCCACGCGGCCTGGGCGCTCGCCGCCGTCGGAGTCGGCACGATCCACTGCGTCGATCCCGACCTGGTGGAGCTGTCCAACCTCAACCGCCAGGTGCTCTACGGCGAGGCCGACGTGGGGCGGCCGAAGGCGGAGGCGGCCGTCGACCGGCTCCGGAGCGTCAACTCCGACATCACGGTCACCGGCGAACGCCGGAGCATCGGCAGCAGGCGCGAGCTGGACGAGCTGATCACGGGCTACGACGCGCTCGCCCTCTGCGCGGACCGGCCCACGGGGCACAGCCTCAGGGTGTGGGCCAACCGTGCCTGCGCCGCCGCGAACATCCCCTGGGCCGGCGGCGGATACAGCGGACCACTGGTCACCGTCGGGTGCTTCGCCCCCAGGGAAGGCACCTGCTACGAGTGCCTGAGCAGCGGCGAGGAGGCGCGGCGCCGTCCCGGCACGCCGGTGAACCTCGGCGGCCCCGGCGTGATCGCCACCTCGGCGGGCGTGTCCGGCCAGCTCGTCGCCCACGCGCTGCTCGGGCTGCTGACCGGGGTGCCCGTGCCGCCGGTCGGCACCATCCAGGGCCTCAACCTGATCGCCGCGGACCACCACGTGTGGGTCCGGCACCCGCCGCGCCCCGGCTGCCCCGTGTGCGGCACCCGAGCGCCGGCGCGCAATTCGCCGCGAGGAATGACCGAAAAAGACGCCGGCCGAATAAACAGACAGCGGTCTTGA